Genomic window (bacterium):
AGCGCGGCGTGCAGCGCGGACGCGCTGCCGTTCGGCGACGCGTCCGCGACCAGGGCGATGTGCCGGATCGGCGTCTCCGCGAGGGCGATGGGCGCCGCGACGGCGGCGGCGCCGCTGTCTTGGCACATGGCAAGACGCGTCTTAGCGTCGCGCGCGTTGGGCGCGGCGGGCCAGCGATCGATATAGAGCGCGTAATAACCGGCCGCATCGCCGGTTTGCCCCGCGCGGTAATGGATCTCGCCGAGCTTGTAGATCGCGTCACGGGTTTCGTCGGAGGCGGGAAATTCGGCGACGATCCGCGCGAACAGCGCGCGCGCCGCATCGTCGTCGCGCGCGTGAA
Coding sequences:
- a CDS encoding tetratricopeptide repeat protein — encoded protein: MTRLFPTFVAIVLLALSLAHAADTAPAPADTEATPSPTPALTAAALYDDALGHFHARDDDAARALFARIVAEFPASDETRDAIYKLGEIHYRAGQTGDAAGYYALYIDRWPAAPNARDAKTRLAMCQDSGAAAVAAPIALAETPIRHIALVADASPNGSASALHAAL